A stretch of Apis cerana isolate GH-2021 linkage group LG1, AcerK_1.0, whole genome shotgun sequence DNA encodes these proteins:
- the LOC108003674 gene encoding prolyl 3-hydroxylase 2 isoform X1, which produces MCGSTSLRVTATVLLEDLQYESRRLNSTMMLIVLLFFCGTIIASNDTLYNIIPSDERIDLKEQSKEDRYPQNRTLNELFMDAVHAYLEEDWDYCIENFNAVSHGYKVYKRMIINCRKKCRIYAAGTAPIFPENIEDLHFYEKKVRETLCLLTCNQEYREIAGSKALKMLSRDIEQKLVERRVYEYLHNCYYQKNRYQDAANALFTFLVVHPDNEINMNIFKRYLTLPGVQTENVVNLETPFYVNIYFKGVSAYENEDYAKAISLFETSLQLYLEEEEECRFYCEGPFDQGWHPEFTSSIANHFAYCLKCKRACSRMLNNVNGDYRRDMLRSHYDYLQFSYYKLGKLKAACAAVESFLLFDPVDTRMLENRKYYSIQPKVKEDYFSPRQEIIIYLKRQEYELSVLHYISNEFLTIDKKFKKNKKKKKQEKEINNTKAKKLKKKSDVEVVRHPSPGHSFSYTKLLNNLSMKRIKDHEIFNIQKQRRIKNDINTIAKEQDLGGINRYVTDGFLNSIECESLMQFASITTIEGDGYTENKSPHSKYEKFEGITIGRVALMVYIGKIEPEWLELLLEKTEQVRDNVDRYFGLDRHLYFTYTHLVCRTALPDSPIDRDDLSHQVHADNCLLNSNDTCLRESPAYIWRDYSAILYLNDDFQGGEFFFAKDRTIRAMDNIVSPRCGRMVAFSAGEENLHGVRAISRGKRCALALWFTQNKIYLEYERILALAILKRVKQIGPFKEKNIQIPLKYEDILVKYVHNDELLKYFLKNFR; this is translated from the exons ATGTGTGGATCAACATCTCTCAGAGTTACAGCTACAGTTCTCCTTGAAGATCTTCAGTATGAATCGAGACGGTTGAATAGTACAATGATGCTTATCGTACTCTTGTTCTTCTGTGGCACGATCATTGCCAGTAATGATACTCTATACAACATAATCCCAAGTGACGAGCGCATAGATTTAAAAGAGCAGAGTAAAGAGGATAGATATCCACAGAATAGAACTCTGAATGAGCTCTTCATGGATGCTGTTCATGCTTATCTCGAGGAAGACTGGGACTACTGTATTGAAAACTTCAACGCAGTTTCTCATGG atataaagtttataagcGAATGATAATAAACTGTAGGAAAAAATGCCGTATATATGCTGCCGGTACGGCACCAATTTTCCCAGAAAACATTGaagatttgcatttttatgaaaaaaaagtgagAGAGACACTCTGTCTTTTAACGTGCAATCAGGAATATCGTGAAATCGCCGGTTCAAAGGCGCTCAAAATGTTGTCACGTgatattgaacaaaaattagtGGAACGTCGTGTTTATGAATACTTgcataattgttattatcag AAAAATCGATATCAAGATGCTGCCAATGCGTTGTTTACTTTCTTAGTTGTTCATCCAGATAACGAGATAAACATGAACATTTTTAAACGTTATTTAACACTACCAGGGGTGCAGACAGAAAATGTAGTAAATTTAGAAACACCATTTTATGtcaatatttactttaaaggAGTCTCAGCTTATGAGAACGAAGATTACGCAAAAGCTATCAGTTTGTTCGAAACATCGTTACAATTGTacttagaagaagaagaagaatgcaGATTTTATTGCGAAGGTCCTTTTGATCAAGGCTGGCATCCGGAATTTACTTCCTCAATCGCTA aTCATTTTGCGTATTGTTTGAAATGCAAACGAGCTTGTTCACGTATGTTAAACAATGTAAATGGCGATTACCGCAGAGACATGCTCAGGAGTCACTatgattatttacaattctcttattataaat tggGAAAATTGAAGGCAGCTTGCGCCGCAGTAGAaagttttttacttttcgatCCTGTAGACACAAGAATGCTAGAAAACAGAAAATACTATAGTATTCAGCCAAAAGTAAAggaagattatttttctcctAGACag gaAATCATTATTTACCTAAAAAGACAAGAATATGAATTAAGTGTCTTGCATTATATTTCTAACGAATTTTTaactatagataaaaaattcaaaaaaaataaaaaaaagaagaagcaggaaaaagaaataaacaatactaaagcaaaaaaattaaaaaag AAATCAGATGTTGAAGTAGTACGACACCCATCACCAGGCCATTCGTTTTCTTACACGAAATTGTTGAATAATCTTTCTATGAAACGAATTAAGGATcacgaaatattcaatattcaaaagcaacgtagaattaaaaatgatattaatacaatagcAAAAGAGCAAGATCTTGGTGGAATAAATCGCTATGTAACTGATGGCTTTCTTAATTCTATCGAATGTGAATCTTTAATGCAATTTGCCTCT aTAACCACTATAGAAGGAGATGGTTATACTGAAAATAAAAGTCCACAttcaaaatacgaaaaatttgaaGGAATAACTATAGGAAGAGTTGCCTtg ATGGTTTATATCGGGAAAATAGAACCAGAATGGTTAGAATTACTTTTAGAAAAGACCGAACAAGTCCGGGACAATGTGGATAGGTATTTCGGACTAGATCGACACCTATATTTCACCTACACTCATTTGGTCTGCCGTACGGCTCTACCTG acTCGCCAATAGATCGAGATGACTTGAGTCATCAAGTTCACGCCGACAATTGTCTTTTGAATAGTAATGATACTTGTCTTCGTGAAAGTCCAGCTTATATTTGGAGAGATTATTCtgcaattttatatctaaatgatGATTTCCAAGgtggagaatttttttttgctaaagATCGCACTATTCGTGCAATGGATAACATAGTTTCGCCACGTTGTGGACGAATGGTGGCATTTTCTGCCGGTGAAGAGAATCTTCATGGGGTTCGTGCCATTTCACGAGGTAAAAGATGTGCTTTGGCATTATGGTTCACTCAAAATAAGATATACTTGGAATATGAAAGGATATTAGCTTtggcaattttaaaaagagtTAAACAAATTGGtccttttaaagaaaaaaacattcaaatacCTCTAAA ATATGAAGATATACTCGTTAAATATGTTCATaatgatgaattattaaaatattttttaaaaaattttcgataa
- the LOC108003674 gene encoding cartilage-associated protein isoform X2, producing the protein MCGSTSLRVTATVLLEDLQYESRRLNSTMMLIVLLFFCGTIIASNDTLYNIIPSDERIDLKEQSKEDRYPQNRTLNELFMDAVHAYLEEDWDYCIENFNAVSHGYKVYKRMIINCRKKCRIYAAGTAPIFPENIEDLHFYEKKVRETLCLLTCNQEYREIAGSKALKMLSRDIEQKLVERRVYEYLHNCYYQKNRYQDAANALFTFLVVHPDNEINMNIFKRYLTLPGVQTENVVNLETPFYVNIYFKGVSAYENEDYAKAISLFETSLQLYLEEEEECRFYCEGPFDQGWHPEFTSSIANHFAYCLKCKRACSRMLNNVNGDYRRDMLRSHYDYLQFSYYKLGKLKAACAAVESFLLFDPVDTRMLENRKYYSIQPKVKEDYFSPRQEIIIYLKRQEYELSVLHYISNEFLTIDKKFKKNKKKKKQEKEINNTKAKKLKKKSDVEVVRHPSPGHSFSYTKLLNNLSMKRIKDHEIFNIQKQRRIKNDINTIAKEQDLGGINRYVTDGFLNSIECESLMQFASITTIEGDGYTENKSPHSKYEKFEGITIGRVALMVYIGKIEPEWLELLLEKTEQVRDNVDRYFGLDRHLYFTYTHLVCRTALPGNFHLMHHRASGSFCS; encoded by the exons ATGTGTGGATCAACATCTCTCAGAGTTACAGCTACAGTTCTCCTTGAAGATCTTCAGTATGAATCGAGACGGTTGAATAGTACAATGATGCTTATCGTACTCTTGTTCTTCTGTGGCACGATCATTGCCAGTAATGATACTCTATACAACATAATCCCAAGTGACGAGCGCATAGATTTAAAAGAGCAGAGTAAAGAGGATAGATATCCACAGAATAGAACTCTGAATGAGCTCTTCATGGATGCTGTTCATGCTTATCTCGAGGAAGACTGGGACTACTGTATTGAAAACTTCAACGCAGTTTCTCATGG atataaagtttataagcGAATGATAATAAACTGTAGGAAAAAATGCCGTATATATGCTGCCGGTACGGCACCAATTTTCCCAGAAAACATTGaagatttgcatttttatgaaaaaaaagtgagAGAGACACTCTGTCTTTTAACGTGCAATCAGGAATATCGTGAAATCGCCGGTTCAAAGGCGCTCAAAATGTTGTCACGTgatattgaacaaaaattagtGGAACGTCGTGTTTATGAATACTTgcataattgttattatcag AAAAATCGATATCAAGATGCTGCCAATGCGTTGTTTACTTTCTTAGTTGTTCATCCAGATAACGAGATAAACATGAACATTTTTAAACGTTATTTAACACTACCAGGGGTGCAGACAGAAAATGTAGTAAATTTAGAAACACCATTTTATGtcaatatttactttaaaggAGTCTCAGCTTATGAGAACGAAGATTACGCAAAAGCTATCAGTTTGTTCGAAACATCGTTACAATTGTacttagaagaagaagaagaatgcaGATTTTATTGCGAAGGTCCTTTTGATCAAGGCTGGCATCCGGAATTTACTTCCTCAATCGCTA aTCATTTTGCGTATTGTTTGAAATGCAAACGAGCTTGTTCACGTATGTTAAACAATGTAAATGGCGATTACCGCAGAGACATGCTCAGGAGTCACTatgattatttacaattctcttattataaat tggGAAAATTGAAGGCAGCTTGCGCCGCAGTAGAaagttttttacttttcgatCCTGTAGACACAAGAATGCTAGAAAACAGAAAATACTATAGTATTCAGCCAAAAGTAAAggaagattatttttctcctAGACag gaAATCATTATTTACCTAAAAAGACAAGAATATGAATTAAGTGTCTTGCATTATATTTCTAACGAATTTTTaactatagataaaaaattcaaaaaaaataaaaaaaagaagaagcaggaaaaagaaataaacaatactaaagcaaaaaaattaaaaaag AAATCAGATGTTGAAGTAGTACGACACCCATCACCAGGCCATTCGTTTTCTTACACGAAATTGTTGAATAATCTTTCTATGAAACGAATTAAGGATcacgaaatattcaatattcaaaagcaacgtagaattaaaaatgatattaatacaatagcAAAAGAGCAAGATCTTGGTGGAATAAATCGCTATGTAACTGATGGCTTTCTTAATTCTATCGAATGTGAATCTTTAATGCAATTTGCCTCT aTAACCACTATAGAAGGAGATGGTTATACTGAAAATAAAAGTCCACAttcaaaatacgaaaaatttgaaGGAATAACTATAGGAAGAGTTGCCTtg ATGGTTTATATCGGGAAAATAGAACCAGAATGGTTAGAATTACTTTTAGAAAAGACCGAACAAGTCCGGGACAATGTGGATAGGTATTTCGGACTAGATCGACACCTATATTTCACCTACACTCATTTGGTCTGCCGTACGGCTCTACCTGGTAATTTTCATCTGATGCATCATCGTGCTTCTGGTTCCTTTTGCAGCTGA